CGATACAGGCATCGAATGCGAACGTCGCTTGATAGATGTGCCCGCGTATCAGCCGGTGCCGATAGTCGGTCAGGTACTGCGCCGCGACGTCGCTCCAGATGGCGAGAAATCCCGATCCGCGCATCGCCCTCCTGCTCATGCTTTGCCCGCCGCCGCGAGCCCATGCAGAGCCGGCGGGATGGTTGCGGGCAATTGTCCGAGCCGCTGAACGGCCGCCAGCATCGCGGCGAGATAGCCATACGGGCCGAGGCCGCAAATCATGGCCGTGCAGGCGCTCGACGTGATCGAGTGGCGGTGCAACTCGTCGCGGGCGTGAATGTTCGAGATATGCAGCTCGATCTTCACGCCCTCGAAGATCTTCAGCGCATCGATCAGCGCGATCGACGTGAAGGAATAGGCGGCCGGGTTGATGATGATCGCGTCCGCCGTGCCGTGCGCGGACTGGATCAGGCTGACGAGTTCGCCCTCCATGTTGGACTGATGGAACGAGAGCGAGACCCCGAGTTGGTCGGCCATCGCCTGGCAGCCCGTCTCGATCTCCTTGAGCGTCGTCCGACCGTAAATATGCGGCTCCCTGATGCCGAGGAAATTGAGATTGGGCCCGTTGAGGATCATGATTTTGGCGGCCATTGCCCTGCTCCGTTCCAATTGTTTTTCGCTACGACCAGCCGCGAACCATTTTGCCGGAATCGTCACCAGTCCGGGGAACAATACCATCCCGAACAGGACGATCAGCTGCCCAATCATGAAGGGCCAGATCGTCGGCGTACGACGCCGCGCAGGACCTTTGGAAACACCGCATCGATTAGCGCAACGGCAATTGCTCCAACTGGCTTTGCGCCTTCCTTACGGTCGCAGCGAACCAGCTCTGGCTTGGTGCTTCCCTGGCGAAACACTTCGTGTAGGCATCCATCGCCTGATCTTCCCTGGCCATGGAATCCTGCGGGACCTTCCTGGCCATCATCTGCTTCCAGATCTTTTCGCAAGCCGCGATCTCGGCCGTCTTCACGGCTCCGCTTGCCGCGAGGAAATAGACCTTATCGCCCCGGATCGCCACCACATCGATCTCGTGCGGCGGCCCCTTCAAATCGCCATTGCCGCGGACGCCGAGCACGGCCACTGCGGCACTGACAGACGCCGGCTTTGTGATCGGCAATTCTGCATATTTGGCGAAGGCCGCGTCCTGGATGGCCTGATAGTAGAAGCGATCCGATCGGATCGCCGCATCGATCTCCTGCGGCATGCCGTCCTTGCAGTGCTCGCGCAGCCAGTGTTTGAGCAGCGAAATCGTGGTCACCACGGCCTGCTGCTTGTCGCCTTCGGTGGCAAAGCCGAGCCCGTCGAGATGGCCGAACCCGATGTCCTCCTTGAACAGCGTGTCGACGTTCGATTTGCCATCGGCCGGGAGCCCCTTGATCGTGACGGGACCGACAAAGCCACGCAGTATCCCTGTCGACTCGCTGAGGGCCGCATCGTGCTGCCTAGAGGTCTCGTCGCTTTCCTTGGCCTTCGAGAACTTTGCAATGTAGCGGTCGCGCAGGTCGAGATAGTGCTGCTCGGGAGACGCCGCGTTTACGCGCGCCGCGAAGGCGAGCAGGCAGAGCAAGGCGAGCAATCTCATTGCGACGTCCTGAAGGCCGGGAGCGATCTTCAGTCTTGGTGGCGTTGTTGGTCCGGAAGGTTCATCCCGGCGGGGCGCCCTGCCGACGGCCGGCTAGCCTTTGTGGCAGCACGACCCGCTGCCGGCGCCGGCGCGGGTCTGATCGCTGGCCAGCACGCTGCGGCTGTTACGATCAGGCGGAATGTCGCCGGCGGCGTTGGCTGCGAAGAAACCGGTCGGCTTCAGCGTGAAGCCGGCATATTCGACCGGCATGATCGGAAAATCCTCGGGCTTGCAGATATGGGTGTGGCCAAACGAGTGCCACAACACGATATCCGTATTCTCGATGCTGCGGTTCTGCGCGACGTAGCGCGGCAGGCCGTCGCCCCCGGCATGGTTGTTGGGATAATCGCCGCTGGCGTACTTTTCCGCCGCGTCGAAGGCGGTGACCCAGACATGCCTGGTGGCAAAACCGCCGCGCTTGCGCACGTAGCTGCCCTCCTGCGCCAGCATCAATGGGCTCGGATTGACGACGAGCTTGTACGCGGGCGCATTGCCGACCGAATTGGTCTCGTTGGGGTTGCTGATCTTCCAGAACCGGCCGGTCTCGCCATTGGCAATGGCCGCCGCATCCCGCTCGCGTGACAATACGCGCGTCGTCGTGTCGAACACGTTGCCGTGCGGATTGTCGCGTCCCCAGGGCCGCGGCACGAACTCGTGCTCGCTGACGGTGTTGCCGCCGCCGTCGAGATCCATGTGCATGCGCACGTTGAAGAAGTGCTGATGCGTGGGGCCGCCCAGATTGTCGTCGACCATGCCGCCCCATTTGTACTTCTCGCCCGGCTGCACGGCGGCGGTCTGGATGATGCCGGTGAGTTTTGTCTCTAACTGGATCGTTCCGTCCTGATAGAGATACCAGTAGAAGCCATAGTCGTAATTGCCGACGGTCGCGAAGAACGAGATGACGAGGCGCCTTGAACGCCGGACCTCAAACAGGCCGTTGCGGAATTCGTAGTGTTTCCAGGCAATTCCATAGTCTTCTTCATGCAAGCAGATGGCGTTCTGCATGACGAAGGGCTCGCCCTTGTTGTCGGCGGCCGGCACGTCGAAATAGTGGATATTGCCGAGGCAGTCGCAGCCGAGTTCGAGTGCGTTGGCGAGCATGCCGAGCCCGTATTCGCCGGCATCAAACGCCGACTTCCAGAAATGGTTCGCGGTCGGATCGGCGTAAGGCACCACCATCTCGGTGACGCTGGCGCGATGGATCAGCGAACGCTTCCGGTCGCCGTCCTGGTAGGCAAGCTGGTGCAGCACCAGTCCCTCGCGCGGCGTGAAGCCGGCGCGAAAGCTCCATTTCTGCCAGTCGACCTTCCAGCCATCGACCCTGAAGCTCGCGCCCTCAGGCTGCTCGATATGCAGCGGCTTGATGTCGGTGCGCGGATTGGTGACTTCGTGCGCACCGTAGTTTCGTTTCTTGCGCGGGATCGGCACGACCGGATCCTCGTCGGTGAGGTCGATGACCTTGCCGCCGATCAGATCGACGACGGCAACGACGCCCTCGATCGGATGGGCGTAGCCGTTGTCCTGGAGATACTCCCGGAAGAAGCTGACGGCACGAACGATGCGCGCACCGCGCTCGTACTCATAGTCGAAGAAGCCTGAAGAAAACGGGTCGACCTGGACCAGTTCGATGTCCTTGTCCGTGAGGCCGCGCCGAACCATTGCCGCACGCCAGCCGGGATCGGCCTTGACCACGGCCTCGCACTTGAAGAACTCCTCCAGCATGACCGATGGCTGTCCAAAGGGCGCCTCGCGGTTCGGAATGACTTTGCGGCCGACGATCTCCTTGCTTGCGAGATCGACGATGTGCTCGGTCGCTTCGCCCGTCATCACGTCGAGCGTCAGCGCAAAGGCGCGGCGCGGCACGCTGCCTGCGGCCAACTCCTGCTTGGTAGGCTCCTCCAGCCGCACAGTCGGGAAGCGGCAGCTTTCCGGCGAGACGGCTGCTGCACGCACCACCGTGCAGGCCGCGGTAATCTCCTCCGCCGTCAGCGGATCGAGCGGATGCAGCGTCGCGCTCTGCGCCTGCGATTTGGCTTTGGCGGTATCGAGCATCGTGATGTCCAGAAATCAGCGTGGAGCGAGATGTGTCGTGATGGCGCGGAAGGCCGCGAACCAGCGTTGGTCGATCGGGACGTCCATCGCCTTGGGCTGCGTCGCGAGCTTGACGATGACGGTATCCGAATCGAGATCGACATAGAGGTGCTGGCCGTGAATGCCGATCCCGGTCAGCGCATTGCGCGAGGGGTCGATCGTGAACCATTTGCTGCGGTAGCGCGCACCCGGGAAGTACTCGGCGAGGTCGCCGTCGGCCCAGGCCTTGGGATCGCCGTTCTCTCTGATATCGTCGATCCACCAGCCCGGCACCACCTGCCGCCCCTCCACCACGCCGCGATTGCGCATCATCTCGCCGAAGCGCAGCAGATCGCGCGCGGTCACGGAGATACCGCCCGCGAGGCGGCCCATGCCGTGGCTATCGAGGGTGAGCGAGCCGTCCTCCTCGGCACCCAAGGGCTGCCAGAGATAGTCGGAGAGGATACGATGGTAAGGCATGCCGCAGGCACGCTCATAGACCCAGCCTAGCACCTCGGTGTTGGTCGAGACGTAGTGAAACACCTTGCCGTGTGGCTTGCCGGTGCCGCGCAGCGTGGCGAGATAGGCCCGTTGATGGCCTGGCTCGACGCCAGGCGGCGGCACGTCCCACCCTGAAGAGAACCGGTAGCGCGCGACGTCGCCGGCGGGGTCCTCGTAGTCCTCCTCGAACTGGATGGCGACGGCCATGTCGAGCAGGTTGCGCACCGTGCAGCCGCCATAGACCGAAGTCTCGAGCTCCGGGATGTAGCGCACCACCCTCGCTTCCGGATCGACCAGGCCGCGCGCGGCAAGTACGCCGCCGAGCGTGCCGGCGATCGCCTTGCTGATCGAGCAGATCAGGTGCGGCGTGATCACGCTCATGCCGTCGCCGTACCATTCGTGGATCAGCGTGCCTCGATGCATCACCAGCAGCGCATCGGCAAAGGTTTCCCGCAGCGTCGCCTCGATCATGGTCGCCTTGCCGTCGGGCGCGGTGAAGCCAAGCTTCGCCAACTCGCGCGGCGCGCTCGGCATGGGCGTCGGTCGGGCGGAGCGGCGGATGTCGGCGGTCGGCAGCACTTCGCGAACGTGAGTGAAGCCCCAGCGTATCGCGGGAAAACTGCGCCAGTTGGCGCGGGTCACCTGGACCTCGGGCGCGGGCGGGCTGCCGCGCATGATCTCGGTCGGTCGCATCTCGATCCCTCCGCAAGGCCCGGCCTCGCTGCCGGGAATGGCAATGAGCCAGCCTGCACAGCGGCCGCGCTGAGCGTTATCGAGATCCCGCAATATTTTGCTGGACAGCGCCCGGGGCCGTGCCAAGCTGGCGCGGCCCTTGCTCGCTGTCCGGCTTGTAAATTCAGACGTATTATTATGGACTTAAGCGCAATTCTTCCGATTCAAGACTCGGCTGCAAACCTGTTCGAGGCGAGCAGCACCGATGTGGACGAGCATTGCGCAGCGCTCGGCCGCTGGCGGCTGAATTACGACCAGATCAGCGCCGGCGCATTCTCCGGCAGCTTTACCCAGCTCTCGCTCCCCCGCGTCGATGTGTTCCGCGAGATCACCAGCCAGCAGGTCCGCCAATACGGCCAACTTGGTGCCGACAGCTTTGGCATCGGCCTGCCCTGGCGCGGCGATGGCGAGGTCAATTGCAATGGCACCAGCGTTGCAGGCAAACAAGTGATCGCCTGCATCGACGCCGAGGTCGACATGTGCACGCCGAAGGCGTTTGAACTCCGCGGTGTCGTGACCGGCGTGGCTCTGATCGAGGAGCTTGCCGCCAACCTCGGCATCGAGCTGCCGCGTTCGGTCTGGCACCAACTGCTGGCGATGGAGATGGCGGAGGCGCCGGTCGCACGGCTGCGTACCCATCTTGCCGCGATCCAGGAAACCATCGCGACCGCGCCCGAACGTTTTGACGATCCGGCCGCCCGGCAGGCGCTGGAGGATGCGCTCCTCGTCGAGATCATGGATATGCTGCCCACGGCGCGCCCTGCCGATCCCGGCCGCAGCGCCCTGGCGCGCAAGCACACCGTGGACCGCGCCCGCGCGCTGATGCATGGCAGCGGCGACCGCTCGCTCTCGCTGCTGGAGGTCTGCAAGGCGGTCGGCGCCAGTCCGCGCAAGCTCGGCTATTGCTTCCAGGAGGTGTTGGGCACGAGCCCGATGCATTATTGGCGCGCGATGCGGCTCAACCGCGTCCGGCGCGACCTCAAGCGCGGCACGGATGCGTCAGTCTACGACGTCGCCGTGCAGTACGGCTTCTGGCACTTCAGCCAGTTCTCGCTCGACTATAAGCGCCATTTCTCAGAGCTGCCTTCGGAAACGCTGCGGCGGTCGAAGCTCGCCGCCTGACGCGGATCAGCGGTGCCGCGGCCGGCGATTAACCCGGCGCGCCAGATAACCGCCAGCGCTCTGCACGAGCAGCGAAGGCCTTTCGCCTCAGGTGCCTTCGAACTGGCGGTCATGCGCCCTCCCCCTGAATCGTCGTCGCACCGCGCGGCCCATCGACCGGATCGTCCCCGCAAGCGTATGGCCTAGCTAGCGCCCCTTGAAGTGCGGCTTGCGGCGCCCCAAAAACGCTTCGACGCCTTCCTTGTGGTCGTCGCTGAGGCTCGCCAGCGCGAACTGGTCGAGGTCCATGTGGCTGGCGAGATCGTCCAGCGCATGCGCAAGCCGGTTGACGGTGAGCTTGGTCATGGCAACCGAGAGCGGCGGCTGCGCGGCGACCTTGCGGGCCAGCTCCATCGCGGCATCGAAGGCCCTGCCGGGGTCCACGACCTGCTCGACCAGGCCCCATTCATAGGCTTCGTCGGCGGTGATGCGTTCATCGGCCAGGATCACCGCCTGCTTGGTGCGGGCAGGTCCGATCAGATGCAGCATGCGCGGGATGCTCTGCCAGCTCATGTTCATGCCGAGCCCGATCTCGGGCACACGCAGATGCGCGTCGCTCCCCATGACGCGAAAGTCGAGCGCGACAGCAAGCGCCACGCCGCCGCCAATGCAGAAGCCTTCGATCGCGGCGATCGTGATCTGCTCCATCTCGTGCCAGGCATGCGTCAGGCGCGGTCCGAGCTTGAGATGCCGCCGCAGCGTGCCAAGGTCCATCTCCTTGCGCGCACGCCCTTCGGCGTCCTTCAGGTCGAAACCGGCGCTGAAGGCACCCACATTCCCCGTCAAGACCACGACGGAAGTCGCCGCGTCGTCCTCGAAACTGCGCGCGGCCGCCGTGAGCTGGCGCATCGCGTCCGGCGACAGGGCGTTGATGCCGTCATCGCGGTCGAACCGCACCACCGCGATCCGTCCCTCGGGCCCAAGACCTTTCTCGATCTTGACGAAGTCTTTCATGGGCGCCTCCAAGGTCGATTTTTCTTTGATCGTAGCGCGCAAACGGCGTCAGGAATATGAGACCGATCGTGGCGCAACGAATGCTCGACAGGCAAGGGCCATGCGCTTAGTCTTTCGGGCCATGAGCGACGATCACGACCACCATCATCACGACGACGATCATTCGGAATTGTCGGAGACCGAGCTGCGCGTGCGCGCGCTCGAGACGATTCTGACAGAAAAAGGCTATGTCGAACCGGCCGCGCTCGACGCCATCATCCAGG
The genomic region above belongs to Bradyrhizobium sp. CCBAU 53338 and contains:
- a CDS encoding helix-turn-helix domain-containing protein, which produces MDLSAILPIQDSAANLFEASSTDVDEHCAALGRWRLNYDQISAGAFSGSFTQLSLPRVDVFREITSQQVRQYGQLGADSFGIGLPWRGDGEVNCNGTSVAGKQVIACIDAEVDMCTPKAFELRGVVTGVALIEELAANLGIELPRSVWHQLLAMEMAEAPVARLRTHLAAIQETIATAPERFDDPAARQALEDALLVEIMDMLPTARPADPGRSALARKHTVDRARALMHGSGDRSLSLLEVCKAVGASPRKLGYCFQEVLGTSPMHYWRAMRLNRVRRDLKRGTDASVYDVAVQYGFWHFSQFSLDYKRHFSELPSETLRRSKLAA
- a CDS encoding serine hydrolase; this encodes MRPTEIMRGSPPAPEVQVTRANWRSFPAIRWGFTHVREVLPTADIRRSARPTPMPSAPRELAKLGFTAPDGKATMIEATLRETFADALLVMHRGTLIHEWYGDGMSVITPHLICSISKAIAGTLGGVLAARGLVDPEARVVRYIPELETSVYGGCTVRNLLDMAVAIQFEEDYEDPAGDVARYRFSSGWDVPPPGVEPGHQRAYLATLRGTGKPHGKVFHYVSTNTEVLGWVYERACGMPYHRILSDYLWQPLGAEEDGSLTLDSHGMGRLAGGISVTARDLLRFGEMMRNRGVVEGRQVVPGWWIDDIRENGDPKAWADGDLAEYFPGARYRSKWFTIDPSRNALTGIGIHGQHLYVDLDSDTVIVKLATQPKAMDVPIDQRWFAAFRAITTHLAPR
- a CDS encoding enoyl-CoA hydratase/isomerase family protein codes for the protein MKDFVKIEKGLGPEGRIAVVRFDRDDGINALSPDAMRQLTAAARSFEDDAATSVVVLTGNVGAFSAGFDLKDAEGRARKEMDLGTLRRHLKLGPRLTHAWHEMEQITIAAIEGFCIGGGVALAVALDFRVMGSDAHLRVPEIGLGMNMSWQSIPRMLHLIGPARTKQAVILADERITADEAYEWGLVEQVVDPGRAFDAAMELARKVAAQPPLSVAMTKLTVNRLAHALDDLASHMDLDQFALASLSDDHKEGVEAFLGRRKPHFKGR
- a CDS encoding type II 3-dehydroquinate dehydratase, producing MAAKIMILNGPNLNFLGIREPHIYGRTTLKEIETGCQAMADQLGVSLSFHQSNMEGELVSLIQSAHGTADAIIINPAAYSFTSIALIDALKIFEGVKIELHISNIHARDELHRHSITSSACTAMICGLGPYGYLAAMLAAVQRLGQLPATIPPALHGLAAAGKA
- a CDS encoding primary-amine oxidase codes for the protein MLDTAKAKSQAQSATLHPLDPLTAEEITAACTVVRAAAVSPESCRFPTVRLEEPTKQELAAGSVPRRAFALTLDVMTGEATEHIVDLASKEIVGRKVIPNREAPFGQPSVMLEEFFKCEAVVKADPGWRAAMVRRGLTDKDIELVQVDPFSSGFFDYEYERGARIVRAVSFFREYLQDNGYAHPIEGVVAVVDLIGGKVIDLTDEDPVVPIPRKKRNYGAHEVTNPRTDIKPLHIEQPEGASFRVDGWKVDWQKWSFRAGFTPREGLVLHQLAYQDGDRKRSLIHRASVTEMVVPYADPTANHFWKSAFDAGEYGLGMLANALELGCDCLGNIHYFDVPAADNKGEPFVMQNAICLHEEDYGIAWKHYEFRNGLFEVRRSRRLVISFFATVGNYDYGFYWYLYQDGTIQLETKLTGIIQTAAVQPGEKYKWGGMVDDNLGGPTHQHFFNVRMHMDLDGGGNTVSEHEFVPRPWGRDNPHGNVFDTTTRVLSRERDAAAIANGETGRFWKISNPNETNSVGNAPAYKLVVNPSPLMLAQEGSYVRKRGGFATRHVWVTAFDAAEKYASGDYPNNHAGGDGLPRYVAQNRSIENTDIVLWHSFGHTHICKPEDFPIMPVEYAGFTLKPTGFFAANAAGDIPPDRNSRSVLASDQTRAGAGSGSCCHKG